One genomic window of Corynebacterium massiliense DSM 45435 includes the following:
- the manD gene encoding D-mannonate dehydratase ManD, translated as MSAKITKAEVFVFSTSRNFVTLQVTTDDGVVGVGDATLNGRELAVAAYLKEHVCQLLVGRDAQNIEDTWQFLYRSAYWRRGPVTMAAIAAVDMALWDIKGKMANMPVYQLLGGASRVGARAYGHASGTDLESLFDSIRYEMELGYTMIRVQTSVPGIDKLYGVADQEQSTGQRYDFEPANRGDWPVEEDWDSAAYMRHVPKVFEAVRNEFGPELPLLHDGHNRLTPREAAQFAKDLEPYNLFWLEDVTLGENQENLRIIRQHSTTPIAIGEVFNTVYDIKDLIDNQLIDYVRCATTHFGGITPLKKVMTQAEPYQIKSGFHGPTDVSPIGFAAELHLDINIHNYGAQEYMTHSDETLEVFETSMTFENGLLHPSDAPGLGVTFHPEVAEKFPYEQAYLPYNRLADGTVHNW; from the coding sequence ATGTCCGCGAAAATCACCAAAGCCGAGGTCTTCGTCTTTTCCACCTCGCGCAACTTTGTCACGCTGCAGGTCACCACGGATGACGGCGTGGTCGGCGTGGGCGACGCGACGCTCAACGGCCGCGAGCTCGCCGTGGCCGCCTACCTGAAAGAGCACGTCTGCCAGCTGCTCGTCGGCCGCGACGCCCAGAACATCGAGGACACCTGGCAGTTCCTCTACCGCTCCGCGTACTGGCGCCGCGGCCCGGTGACCATGGCGGCCATCGCCGCGGTGGACATGGCGCTGTGGGACATCAAGGGCAAGATGGCGAACATGCCGGTCTACCAGCTGCTCGGCGGTGCATCCCGCGTCGGCGCCCGCGCCTACGGCCACGCGTCCGGCACGGACCTGGAAAGCCTCTTCGACTCCATCCGCTACGAGATGGAGCTCGGCTACACCATGATTCGCGTGCAGACGTCGGTGCCGGGCATCGACAAGCTCTACGGCGTCGCGGACCAGGAACAGTCCACGGGCCAGCGCTACGACTTCGAGCCGGCCAACCGCGGCGACTGGCCGGTGGAAGAGGACTGGGACTCGGCCGCCTACATGCGCCACGTGCCCAAGGTCTTCGAGGCGGTGCGCAACGAGTTCGGCCCGGAGCTGCCGCTGCTGCACGACGGGCACAACCGCCTCACCCCGCGCGAGGCCGCCCAGTTTGCCAAGGACCTAGAGCCGTACAACCTGTTCTGGTTGGAGGACGTCACCTTAGGTGAGAACCAGGAGAACCTGCGGATTATCCGCCAGCACTCCACCACGCCGATTGCCATCGGCGAGGTCTTCAACACCGTCTACGACATCAAGGACCTCATCGACAACCAGCTCATCGACTACGTGCGCTGCGCGACCACCCACTTCGGCGGCATCACCCCGCTGAAGAAGGTCATGACCCAAGCCGAGCCGTACCAGATCAAGTCCGGCTTCCACGGCCCGACGGACGTCTCCCCCATCGGTTTCGCCGCCGAGCTGCACCTGGACATCAACATCCACAACTACGGCGCGCAGGAGTACATGACCCACTCCGACGAGACCTTGGAGGTCTTCGAGACGTCCATGACCTTCGAAAACGGCCTGCTCCACCCGAGCGACGCCCCGGGCCTGGGCGTCACCTTCCACCCGGAGGTGGCCGAGAAGTTCCCGTACGAGCAGGCGTACCTGCCGTACAACCGCCTGGCGGACGGGACGGTCCACAATTGGTAA
- a CDS encoding holo-ACP synthase, with translation MTIGTDLVHVPGFAEQLARPGTRFAEVFSATERRVADAYPEGARRAEHLAGRWAVKEAFLKAWSQARYGAPPVLTGTEVVWRDIDTRPDAWGRIALHVSGVVRQAVDRSLGDGWGAEVSVSHDGDYALATCLLTFDAQ, from the coding sequence ATGACGATCGGCACGGACCTCGTCCACGTCCCCGGCTTCGCCGAGCAGTTGGCGCGGCCGGGCACGCGGTTTGCGGAGGTCTTTTCCGCCACCGAGCGCCGCGTGGCCGACGCTTACCCGGAGGGTGCGCGCCGCGCGGAGCACCTGGCTGGGCGCTGGGCCGTGAAAGAGGCCTTCCTCAAGGCGTGGTCACAGGCGCGCTACGGAGCGCCACCGGTGCTCACGGGTACGGAGGTGGTGTGGCGGGACATCGACACGCGCCCGGACGCGTGGGGCAGGATTGCCCTGCACGTAAGTGGGGTGGTGCGGCAGGCGGTGGACCGCAGCCTGGGCGATGGCTGGGGCGCGGAAGTTTCGGTCAGCCACGACGGCGACTACGCGCTGGCCACCTGCCTGCTTACTTTCGATGCCCAGTAA
- a CDS encoding glycoside-pentoside-hexuronide (GPH):cation symporter: MTAALTSAEKATTTHLPFSRIIGYGFGDAGCNIAFQMTGLFLLVFYTDVVGIRPEHSGAIFLFIKIWDAFADIFAGRMVDRTMTRWGKFRPFLLWYAVPLLASNLLCFWAPFDDYWKKVGWAAATYALMGLLYSLVNIPYGSLAGAMSQDPVDRSRMASARMVGSGFTILVLSLFLAPAIKSANNLQHTFLVTSVAFFVVGSIFFAITFFTSKEVVYREVEKVSLRDTIETVKNNGPLVRLCGSSLFYLTGQNVVSAMGAYLGIDMLGRLSDGNWLTSAIMVITTGAVLYTGPFGPMVTRHLGKRNGFAVASAVAAAGLLIFWIGNSLLANLWVGLLGLFITGASMAVLNTMTWALEADTAEYGELKTGIRTEGATYAAFSFTRKVGQGVGMAIASWTLALASYDQAAGHAGQSSDTINSMGLWFAVFAGACFLGAGLIMLTYPLTEEKFQEIMQAINSRRQQGQTISGRADGGHPENALGTELAGNTTTPAP, translated from the coding sequence ATGACTGCCGCGTTGACATCCGCCGAAAAGGCGACGACTACGCACCTGCCGTTTAGCCGCATCATCGGCTACGGTTTCGGCGATGCTGGATGCAACATCGCGTTCCAGATGACCGGTCTATTCCTGCTCGTCTTCTACACCGACGTCGTGGGCATCCGCCCTGAGCACTCCGGCGCGATTTTCCTGTTCATCAAGATCTGGGATGCGTTCGCCGACATTTTTGCTGGGCGCATGGTGGATCGCACCATGACCCGCTGGGGCAAGTTCCGCCCGTTCCTTCTGTGGTACGCCGTGCCACTTTTGGCCAGTAACCTCCTGTGTTTCTGGGCCCCATTCGACGACTACTGGAAGAAGGTCGGCTGGGCAGCCGCGACCTATGCACTCATGGGGCTTTTGTACTCCCTGGTCAACATCCCCTACGGCTCGCTGGCTGGCGCGATGAGCCAAGACCCGGTCGACCGCTCCCGCATGGCTAGTGCACGCATGGTCGGTTCCGGCTTCACCATCTTGGTTCTATCCCTCTTCCTGGCCCCGGCTATTAAGTCTGCCAACAACCTGCAGCACACCTTCCTGGTGACCTCGGTCGCGTTCTTCGTCGTGGGCTCGATCTTCTTCGCCATCACGTTCTTCACCTCGAAGGAGGTGGTCTACCGCGAGGTGGAAAAGGTATCACTGCGCGACACCATCGAGACGGTGAAAAACAACGGTCCGCTGGTGCGCCTGTGCGGTTCCTCGCTGTTCTACCTCACCGGTCAGAACGTTGTCTCCGCGATGGGCGCATACCTGGGTATCGACATGCTTGGACGTCTCAGTGACGGCAACTGGCTCACCAGCGCCATCATGGTGATCACCACCGGCGCTGTGCTGTATACGGGACCGTTCGGCCCCATGGTGACCCGCCACCTGGGCAAGCGCAATGGCTTCGCGGTCGCCTCTGCTGTGGCGGCTGCCGGGCTTCTCATCTTCTGGATCGGAAACTCGCTGCTGGCCAACCTGTGGGTAGGCCTGCTGGGTCTGTTCATCACCGGCGCTTCGATGGCCGTGCTTAACACCATGACGTGGGCCCTCGAGGCTGACACGGCCGAGTACGGCGAGCTAAAGACTGGTATCCGCACCGAGGGCGCCACCTACGCCGCTTTCTCTTTCACCCGCAAGGTTGGCCAGGGTGTGGGCATGGCTATCGCTTCGTGGACCTTGGCTCTTGCCAGCTACGACCAGGCGGCCGGCCACGCTGGGCAGTCCAGTGACACCATCAATTCGATGGGGCTTTGGTTTGCCGTCTTCGCTGGGGCGTGCTTCTTGGGTGCCGGCCTCATCATGCTCACCTACCCGCTGACGGAGGAAAAGTTCCAGGAAATCATGCAGGCCATCAACTCCCGCCGCCAGCAGGGGCAGACGATCTCCGGGCGCGCCGATGGTGGACACCCCGAAAACGCCCTCGGCACCGAACTCGCTGGGAACACCACAACACCTGCCCCTTAA
- a CDS encoding mannitol dehydrogenase family protein, whose amino-acid sequence MSKELNRTTADAPAAPIRLVHLGLGAFHRAHQVWYTQHAEDGNEWGYASFTGRGPKLAEALAPQDGLYTLVTRADDGDSTELITALSEAQPADNLARLVELMAGPDVAMVTLTVTEAGYHLTDSGTLDMNDADVVADVKALRAAHASGASDAPGTPGTPGTPDSLDTAAGRIVAGLAARRAGAADADSDGSGSVRGIAVMSCDNVAGNGEMTRAAVLGTARAVDPELAEWIERTVTFPSTSIDRITPATTDELIEEVTAETGYADNAPVVAEPFASWVISGDFPAGRPAWETAGAEFVDDIEQFERRKLWLLNGSHSLMAYYGQLRGHETVADAIADEGIRAHVEALWDEAAHHLTADGLDVPGYREALLERFNNPRIRHNLAQIGIDGGTKQRMRAVPIMKAERRAGRDGKAAAFSIAAWIAFLLRNGGSEDIADSRADVLNRARQSSAPVAALVSTLDEGLGTDRSAVELIRELTEEISSHLR is encoded by the coding sequence ATGAGCAAGGAGCTAAACCGCACGACTGCCGATGCCCCGGCAGCCCCCATCCGCCTCGTTCACCTAGGCCTCGGTGCCTTCCACCGCGCTCACCAGGTTTGGTACACCCAGCACGCGGAAGACGGCAATGAGTGGGGCTACGCCTCGTTTACTGGCCGCGGGCCAAAGCTGGCGGAGGCGCTCGCCCCGCAGGACGGGCTGTACACCCTGGTCACCCGCGCCGACGACGGCGACTCCACCGAGCTCATCACCGCGCTGTCGGAAGCACAGCCGGCCGATAACCTCGCGCGCCTCGTGGAACTGATGGCTGGCCCGGACGTCGCGATGGTCACCCTCACAGTCACCGAGGCTGGCTACCACCTCACGGACAGCGGCACGCTCGACATGAACGATGCCGACGTGGTCGCCGACGTGAAGGCACTGCGCGCCGCGCACGCGTCGGGCGCATCGGACGCGCCTGGCACTCCGGGCACTCCGGGCACGCCGGACTCGCTAGATACTGCTGCCGGCCGCATCGTCGCCGGGCTCGCGGCGCGCCGCGCGGGCGCGGCTGACGCGGACTCCGACGGGTCTGGTTCCGTCCGCGGGATCGCCGTGATGAGCTGCGACAACGTCGCCGGCAACGGCGAAATGACCCGCGCGGCAGTACTGGGCACGGCCCGCGCCGTTGACCCGGAACTTGCCGAGTGGATCGAGCGCACCGTCACCTTCCCATCGACCTCCATCGACCGCATCACGCCGGCGACGACCGATGAGCTCATTGAGGAGGTCACGGCAGAGACCGGGTACGCGGATAACGCCCCGGTGGTGGCCGAGCCGTTTGCCTCGTGGGTCATCTCCGGCGACTTCCCCGCCGGCCGCCCCGCCTGGGAGACCGCCGGCGCCGAGTTCGTCGACGACATCGAGCAGTTCGAGCGCCGCAAGCTGTGGCTGCTCAACGGGTCGCACTCGCTCATGGCGTACTACGGGCAGCTGCGCGGCCACGAGACGGTGGCCGACGCCATCGCGGACGAGGGCATCCGCGCCCACGTGGAGGCCCTCTGGGACGAGGCTGCCCACCACCTCACCGCCGACGGCCTCGACGTGCCGGGCTACCGCGAAGCGCTCCTGGAGCGGTTCAACAACCCGCGCATCCGCCACAACCTCGCCCAGATCGGCATCGACGGCGGTACCAAGCAGCGCATGCGCGCCGTGCCGATTATGAAGGCGGAGCGCCGCGCGGGGCGCGACGGCAAGGCCGCCGCGTTCTCCATCGCCGCCTGGATTGCCTTCCTGTTGCGCAACGGCGGCTCCGAAGACATCGCGGACTCCCGCGCCGACGTGCTCAACCGGGCCCGGCAAAGCTCCGCGCCCGTCGCCGCACTGGTTTCCACCCTCGACGAGGGCCTGGGCACCGACCGGTCAGCGGTCGAGCTTATCCGCGAACTCACGGAAGAGATTTCTTCCCACCTCCGCTAG
- a CDS encoding DUF3618 domain-containing protein, whose product MARNIEDIERDIERTRRQLAGTLDELADRSQPKNLADNAKSAATDKLQDENVQKILAGVAVVVVGGIAFAVFRNRRRSNDIKELKRILATRK is encoded by the coding sequence GTGGCACGCAACATTGAGGATATCGAGCGCGACATCGAGCGCACCCGTCGTCAGCTGGCCGGCACCCTGGACGAGCTGGCCGACCGCAGCCAGCCGAAGAACCTGGCGGATAACGCGAAGTCTGCTGCGACCGACAAGCTGCAGGATGAAAACGTGCAGAAGATCCTCGCCGGCGTGGCCGTGGTCGTCGTCGGCGGCATCGCATTCGCCGTCTTCCGCAACCGCCGTCGCTCCAACGACATCAAGGAGCTCAAGCGCATCCTGGCTACCCGCAAGTAG
- a CDS encoding gluconokinase, producing MGVSGAGKTTIGTLLGEKLGLPYRDGDDLHPQANIAKMAAGHALDDADRWPWLALVSEWLGERPAGGIIGCSALKRSYRDLIRSAAPDTVFIHVHGSREVLEKRMHERDGHFMPASLLDSQLATLEPLGDDEAGTVVDIDAAPDVVAGTAARWLEQH from the coding sequence ATGGGTGTGTCGGGGGCGGGGAAGACGACCATCGGCACGCTGCTCGGCGAAAAACTCGGCCTGCCCTACCGGGACGGCGATGACCTGCACCCGCAGGCGAACATCGCCAAGATGGCGGCTGGGCATGCGCTTGACGATGCCGACCGCTGGCCCTGGCTTGCCCTCGTCTCCGAGTGGTTAGGCGAGCGCCCCGCCGGCGGCATTATCGGCTGCAGTGCGCTCAAGCGCAGCTACCGCGATCTCATCCGCTCCGCCGCGCCGGACACCGTGTTCATCCACGTGCACGGCTCCCGCGAGGTGCTGGAAAAGCGCATGCACGAGCGCGACGGGCACTTCATGCCCGCCTCCCTGCTGGACTCGCAGCTGGCCACGCTCGAGCCGCTGGGGGACGACGAGGCCGGCACGGTCGTGGACATCGACGCCGCGCCGGACGTGGTGGCGGGCACCGCCGCCCGGTGGTTGGAGCAGCACTAG
- a CDS encoding glutaminase, producing MDSPIPDYLEQILSNVWDDTDGEVADYIPELAETDPSYLGAALCTTTGHLYSTGDCTVPFSIQSISKPFVYALALEEYGLDKVREIVGMEPSGEAFNELSLNRYDNRPVNPMINAGAIAVTQLINGVDSSVEDRVECIRAYFSQMAGRELRIVESVCESELGSTDRNYSLAHMLRNYDIISDEAHDAVATYVNQCAIEVTTEDLAVMAATLANGGKQPVTREKILSTQVCRQTLAVMSSAGMYDGAGRWMAAVGIPAKSGVSGGLIGCLPGQLGVATYSPRLNEEGNSVRGVRAFELLSNDMGLHLMSTEDRYNVHSIRNVEDTADATVIHLQGVLNFNAAESILYQLADYEWDRRRVVLDVSRVTETNRMGWKMMKEGLRRLREAGKDIAVVDPDDNLTNRTLSDGTEVPVRDEDPAEN from the coding sequence ATGGACTCTCCGATCCCCGATTACCTGGAGCAAATCCTCAGCAACGTGTGGGATGACACCGACGGCGAAGTCGCCGACTACATCCCGGAGCTCGCCGAGACGGACCCGAGCTACCTCGGCGCCGCGCTGTGCACGACCACCGGCCACCTGTACTCGACGGGCGATTGCACCGTGCCCTTTTCCATCCAGTCCATCTCTAAGCCGTTCGTCTACGCGCTCGCACTGGAGGAGTATGGCCTGGACAAGGTGCGCGAAATCGTGGGCATGGAGCCGTCCGGGGAGGCGTTCAACGAGCTTTCGCTCAACCGCTACGACAACCGGCCGGTCAACCCGATGATCAACGCCGGCGCGATCGCGGTGACCCAGCTCATTAACGGCGTGGACTCCTCGGTGGAAGACCGCGTCGAATGCATCCGCGCGTACTTTTCGCAGATGGCGGGCCGCGAGCTGCGCATCGTGGAAAGCGTGTGCGAGTCCGAGCTGGGCAGCACCGACCGCAACTACTCGCTGGCGCACATGCTGCGCAACTACGACATCATCAGCGACGAGGCGCACGACGCGGTAGCCACCTACGTCAACCAGTGCGCCATCGAGGTCACCACGGAAGACCTCGCGGTGATGGCGGCGACGCTGGCCAACGGCGGCAAGCAGCCGGTTACCCGCGAGAAGATTTTGAGCACCCAGGTCTGCCGCCAGACGCTGGCGGTGATGAGCTCAGCCGGCATGTACGACGGCGCGGGCCGCTGGATGGCGGCGGTGGGCATCCCCGCCAAGTCGGGCGTGTCCGGCGGGCTCATCGGCTGCCTGCCGGGCCAGCTCGGCGTGGCCACCTACTCGCCGCGGCTGAACGAGGAAGGCAACTCGGTGCGCGGCGTGCGCGCCTTCGAGCTGCTTAGCAACGACATGGGCCTGCACCTGATGTCCACCGAGGACCGCTACAACGTCCACTCCATCCGCAACGTGGAAGACACCGCGGATGCGACCGTCATCCACCTGCAGGGCGTGCTCAACTTCAACGCCGCCGAGAGCATCCTCTACCAGCTCGCCGATTACGAGTGGGACAGGCGCCGCGTGGTTCTCGATGTCTCCCGCGTCACCGAGACCAATCGCATGGGCTGGAAGATGATGAAGGAGGGCCTGCGCCGCCTGCGCGAGGCCGGCAAAGACATCGCCGTCGTCGACCCGGATGACAACCTCACAAACCGCACGCTGTCCGACGGCACTGAGGTCCCCGTCCGCGACGAGGACCCGGCAGAAAACTAA
- the uidA gene encoding beta-glucuronidase yields the protein MLKPQMTATRDSRSLDGIWHFAVDWNNDLDPAELTTSGLPHPVEIAVPASVNDQFADSETRDHVGYWWYQRRVRVPKTWKDQETALHFGSATHHAAVWINGKHVGSFKGGYLPFEFDVTDHVTAGEEFLLTVRVDNRLDNSCIPPGEVKVLPDGRRVQGYLHDLYNYTGLHRSVNLVTRSPRHVDDVTISTTHDENSATVNWRIELSEPAVAAGDEIRVSIVDQHTGEAVAEGRGADSSVVIDNPVVWTPGVGGLYDLVITVVSNDGEVLDEYAQHFGVRTVEIRGTDFLINGEPFYFTGFGMHEDHNTLGKGHSNPHMVQDFELLNWIGANSLRTSHYPYSEEFMDYCDRNGIVVLDETPAVGLNWSMAGGILDSDGGETFEDGHVDASTQAQHRREIEGLISRDKNRPAVVMWVIANEPDSAADRARGYFEPLVDLTRDCDPSRPVGYANVMFAPPHEDKINDLFDAILLNRYFGWYLMSGDLTTAEHAMRAELDEWAGNGKPVIYTEFGADTVAGLHSVYDTAFTEDFQVAYLEMCARVFDSSEAVVGEQMWNFADFQTKFGYARVDGNKKGAFTRDRRPKAAARYLQKRWTTKPEALRGQRNPRLRDHT from the coding sequence TTGCTGAAGCCGCAGATGACCGCCACGCGCGATTCCCGCAGTCTAGACGGAATCTGGCATTTCGCGGTCGACTGGAATAACGACCTCGACCCGGCCGAGCTGACCACAAGCGGTCTCCCCCACCCGGTTGAAATTGCCGTTCCGGCATCCGTCAACGATCAGTTCGCAGACTCCGAAACTCGCGACCATGTGGGCTACTGGTGGTACCAGCGCCGCGTTCGTGTTCCAAAGACGTGGAAGGACCAGGAGACCGCCCTGCATTTCGGCTCGGCGACCCACCACGCCGCGGTGTGGATCAATGGCAAGCACGTCGGTTCGTTCAAAGGTGGTTACCTCCCCTTCGAGTTCGACGTCACCGACCACGTCACCGCCGGGGAAGAGTTCCTCTTGACCGTCCGCGTGGACAACCGGCTGGACAATTCGTGCATTCCACCGGGAGAGGTCAAGGTGCTGCCGGATGGCCGCCGCGTGCAGGGCTATTTGCACGACTTATACAACTACACCGGCTTGCACCGCAGCGTGAACCTCGTCACGCGCAGCCCGCGCCACGTGGACGATGTCACTATCTCCACCACCCACGACGAGAACAGTGCCACAGTCAACTGGCGCATCGAGCTCTCCGAGCCGGCGGTGGCAGCAGGTGATGAAATTCGTGTGTCCATCGTCGACCAGCACACCGGCGAAGCCGTTGCGGAAGGTCGCGGGGCGGATTCCTCGGTCGTCATCGATAACCCCGTGGTGTGGACCCCTGGAGTGGGCGGTCTCTACGACCTCGTGATAACGGTGGTCTCCAACGATGGTGAAGTGCTTGATGAGTACGCCCAGCACTTTGGTGTCCGCACGGTGGAAATCCGCGGCACCGATTTCCTCATCAACGGTGAACCGTTCTACTTCACTGGCTTCGGAATGCACGAAGACCACAACACTTTGGGCAAGGGCCACAGCAACCCGCACATGGTCCAGGACTTCGAGCTGCTCAACTGGATTGGCGCCAACTCGCTGCGCACCAGTCACTACCCGTATTCCGAAGAATTTATGGACTACTGCGACCGCAACGGCATCGTGGTTCTGGACGAGACCCCGGCTGTGGGGCTCAACTGGTCCATGGCGGGCGGGATCCTCGATTCAGACGGTGGTGAGACCTTCGAGGACGGGCACGTTGATGCCTCTACTCAGGCGCAGCACCGCCGAGAAATCGAAGGCCTTATCTCCCGCGATAAGAACCGCCCCGCAGTGGTGATGTGGGTCATCGCGAACGAGCCCGACAGCGCCGCGGACCGTGCCCGCGGGTACTTCGAGCCCCTCGTCGATCTCACCCGCGACTGCGATCCGTCTCGGCCCGTTGGCTACGCGAACGTCATGTTCGCTCCCCCGCACGAAGACAAAATTAACGACCTCTTCGATGCCATCCTGCTCAACCGCTACTTCGGCTGGTACCTCATGAGCGGCGACCTAACCACGGCGGAACACGCCATGCGCGCCGAACTCGACGAGTGGGCCGGAAACGGCAAACCCGTCATCTACACCGAGTTCGGTGCGGACACGGTCGCCGGCCTGCATTCGGTGTACGACACCGCCTTCACCGAGGATTTTCAGGTCGCCTACCTGGAAATGTGCGCCCGCGTCTTCGACTCCTCGGAGGCGGTGGTCGGCGAGCAGATGTGGAACTTCGCCGACTTCCAGACCAAGTTCGGCTACGCCCGCGTTGACGGCAACAAGAAGGGCGCGTTCACGCGCGACCGCCGCCCGAAGGCCGCCGCCCGCTATCTGCAAAAGCGGTGGACCACCAAGCCGGAAGCCCTGCGCGGCCAGCGCAACCCGCGGCTCCGCGACCACACCTAA
- the bcp gene encoding thioredoxin-dependent thiol peroxidase gives MTDSNRLNEGDKAPDFSLTSDSGETVSLGDFAGRRVVVYFYPRANTPGCTKEACDFRDSLEQLNGQDIDVVGISPDKPEKLAKFREDHELNFPLLSDPDKEVMTAYGAFGEKKNYGKVTQGVIRSTFLVEPDGTIGLTKYNVKATGHVARILRDMGVDA, from the coding sequence ATGACTGATTCCAATCGTTTGAACGAAGGCGACAAGGCCCCCGATTTCTCCCTGACCAGCGATTCCGGTGAGACCGTTTCGCTGGGTGATTTCGCCGGCCGCCGCGTGGTGGTCTACTTCTACCCCCGCGCCAACACGCCGGGCTGCACGAAGGAGGCCTGCGATTTCCGCGACTCCCTCGAGCAGCTCAATGGCCAGGACATCGACGTGGTGGGCATCTCGCCGGACAAGCCGGAAAAGTTGGCGAAGTTCCGCGAGGATCACGAGCTCAACTTCCCGCTTTTGTCCGATCCGGACAAGGAAGTCATGACCGCCTACGGCGCCTTCGGCGAGAAGAAGAACTACGGCAAGGTCACCCAGGGGGTTATCCGGTCCACCTTCCTCGTGGAGCCGGACGGCACCATCGGCCTGACCAAGTACAACGTCAAGGCCACCGGCCACGTCGCGCGCATCCTGCGCGACATGGGCGTCGACGCCTAA